In Acidimicrobiales bacterium, the DNA window AAGCCCAACGTCAAGGCCCGCGCCAAGCGACGCCTCCAACGCAACCTCCGCGGACAGCTCAGAGACCAGCTCCGCGGCGGCAACGACAACAACAAGAACAAGGACCCCAACCTCCTCCAGGGCGACGGCATCGCCAACGCCGCCGGACGCCTCGCCAAGCAGACCCCCCGCAAAGCCCTCCGCTTCGCCAAGAAGCGCATCAAACGCCTCCTGCTCACCAAGGACGGCGAGAAGGCCCTCGAGAAGACCAGGAAGAGCCGCAAGCTCGTCAGGCGACTCATCCTCGTGCAGCTGCTGACGATCGTCCTCACCGTCGTCGGATCGCTCCTCTTCATCCTCTTCGCCATCGCCGGCGAACCCGACCCCGAGATGATCGAGCAGCAGGCCGTGGCCCAGGCCGGCGGCATGGTGGCGATCCCCGACGCCCTCATCCCCCAGGTCGCCGAGGCCACCGGCATCCCCGTCGAGGCGCTGAAGGCCTACTCGTCGGCCGCGGCCCGGTACTTCGTGCCGCTGGTGACGGGCAACGAGGACCAGGACGGCCCGCCCGCACCCGGGCCCACGCCCAACCCCGCACCCGGGCCGTCACCCGTGCCGCCCGGCACTCCGGCCGGGCCGAGGGCCGGGATCGCCAACTGGGCGCTGCTCGCCGGCATCGGCGAGGCCGAGTGCAACCACGGGCAGAGCCGGCTCCCGGGCTGCAGCCCGAAAGGCACGATCAACGTGGCCGGAGCCCGCGGCCCGATGCAGTTCCTCGGGTCGACGTGGCGCGGCTCCGCCGGCACCTACGACCTCGACGTGGCCGGTGCCGCCATCGCCGAGGGGCAGGAGGGCCAGGGCTACGCATCCGACGGCGACGGCGACGGCGTCGCCGACCCGTGGACGTTCGAGGACGCCACCCACGGCGCCGCCCGGCTGCTGCTGCGCAACGGCCTGCGCGACGGCGACTCCCGCAGCGCGATCCACGCCTACAACCGGAGCTGGACCTACGTCGACATGGTGCTGGCCAACGCCCAGCGGTACATGGACGCGGTCGCCAGCCTGGGACTCACCGGCAGCGGCCAGGTGGTGGGCGGCTACGCCCTGCCGCTCGACATGACCTGGTACACGCAGCACAAGGACTGGTTCACCAAGCCCCACCACGACTACCCCGCCGCCGACATCCCGGTCCCGACCGGCACGCCCGTGTACGCCGCCGCGCCCGGCACGGTCGCCTCCGCCCCCACCAGCGGCAAGTGCGGCACCGGCGTCACGGTCAACGGCGACGACGGCGCCTACTACATCTACTGCCACGGCAGCGACGGCGGCGTCCTGATCTCGCCCGGCGAGCGGGTGGACGCGGGGCAGCTCATCATGCACAGCGCGTCGACCGGCAACTCCACCGGCCCCCACCTGCACTTCGGCATCCAGATCAACGGCCAGGACCGCTGCCCCCAGCAGTTCTTCGTCGGCATCGCCGAGAGCCGTCCGGTCAGCCCGCAGAGCCTCGCCGCCTCGGGCTGCTCGTACTGATCCGGGGGCGATCCAGGGCCGATCCGGCCGACCGCCGCGCTCCGGACCTCCGGCAGGTGCATCACGGGGGCATGGACGAACCGCTGCCGCCACCGCTGTCGGTTCCGAACCGCGACATGTGGGACGCCGAGAACCGGCGGCGCGACGACCTGCGGCGGCGGCAGCTCGAGCGCGAGCTGCACGAGGCCAAGCGGGACATCGACCGGCGGGCCGAGGAGACCAACCGCGAGATCGAGCGCCGCATCCGCTGGATGGGCCGCTACGGCAGCAAGAAGGCCGGGAGCATCGGCGAGGGCGGCACCGCGGGGAGCATGGGCTCCAGCGTCACCGCCGGCACCGGGATGGAGACGGCGGTCGGCGTCGCCGCCATCGCCCTGGCGGTCCCGCTCCTGCTGATGCTGGTGACCGGCCACGTCGCCGCGCTCCTGTTCGACGGCTCGTTCCCCCGCTACGCCCTGAGCGACGTCCCCGGCGTGGTGGGGCGGATCTTCGAGAACCTGGGCGACCCCGGCCGGGCCTGGGACCCGGTGAACCGGGGCGGCGACCCGCCCGGGCCGATCGCCTGGTGGGGGACGATGCTGCTGTTCGCGGTGCCGGCCGGGCTGGGGGTGCGCCGCCTGTACGAGCGCTACGGCCGCTCCGACGAGGAGCGCCGGGAGTTCGCCACCTGGAAGGACATCCGCCACCTGCGGCCGGAGCGGGGCGCCGAGTACCAGGTGGTGGTGGGCACCGCCAACCGCCGCAAGATCGTCGTGCACGACCTGCACAGCGTGCTGGTGGTGGGCCCCGCCCACTCCGGCAAGTCCAGCGGTGTGGTGGTGCCGGCGCTGCTCGAGTGGGACGGGCCGGCGATCGTGGCGTCGAACAAGGGCCACGTGCTCCACGAGACCATCGGCCATCGCAGCCACAAGGGCGAGGTGCACGTCTTCGACCCGTCGGCCACGGGGCGCTACCCGCGGTCGGGGTGGTCGCCGCTCACGACCTGCGGCGACTGGGCCGGGGCGATCCGCACGGCCCGCGACCTGACGCTGGCGTCGAAGGCGTCGATCGGCGCCGAGGCCGACTCGGGCGACCTCACCGGCATCGTCCACAGCGACCTGTGGAGCAGCTCGATGGCGACCGCGCTGGCCCCGTTCCTGCTGGCGGCGGCGACGTCGGGCCGGTCGATCATGGACGCGGCCGAGTGGCTCGAGCGCGAGGAGCGCGACGAGGTGCTCGACGTGCTCCGGGCCATCGACCGTGAGGCCGTGCGGGCCCACCTGGCCACCTTCACGCGGGCCGACCCGATGCGGTCGTCGTTCTTCCACGTGATGTACCAGATCCTCAGCGTGTACAAGGACCCGAACGTCGCCGCCTCGGCCGGCCGGCACGACATCATCCCGAACGAGCTGCTCGACGGCGACGCCCACACGCTGTACCTGACGACGCCCGAGTACGACCAGGCGCGGTTCCGTCCGCTGTGCAGCACGATCGTGCGGCAGATCCTGGCGGCGGCCTACGACCGGTCGACGCAGCTGGGACGAGCGCTCGACCCGCCGCTGCTGCTGCTGCTCGACGACGCGACCGGCGTCGCCCCGATGAACGAGCTGTCCCGGCTGGCGTCGGCGGCGTCGTCGCGGGGGGTGCAGATCGTCAGCGTGTTCCAGGACTTCGCCCAGATCGAGGGCGAGTACGGCGGGTCGGCGGGCCTGGTGGTGAAGAACCACCGGGTGAAGCTGCTGCTGTCCGGGAGCCAGTACATCGACTCGGCCCGCGACGACCGGCAGCTGCTGCGGCCCAAGCTGGGCGAGCACCTCGACGAGGACGAGGGCGCCCTCTTCTACGGCAACTCCCCGCCGGTGCGGCTCAAGCTGCGGCCGTGGTTCAAGGAGAAGGAGCTGGTGAGGCGGTCGGAGACGTCGCAGGACGTGCTGCCGCCGCCGGACCCGACCCAGTCCCGCAGTGCCGTGGACCAGGAGCAGGCCCTCCAGGTGCAGGCGTGGTTGACCCGCAACCCGGGCCTGGTGGTGGACGACACCGAGGAGCAGCCGGTCGGTCCCCTCGGCCGGTCCGACCCCACCCGCACCGTGGCCGACCTGTTCCACGGGAGCTCCGGCGACGCCGACAACACGCTCCCCGAGAACGTCACCCGCCTCCCCAACCGGCACGCCCGCCACCGCGAGCGCGAGCGCTGACCTTCTGTCTTCGCTGAACCGGGCATAGCCGGTTCAGCGAAGACAGAACGGCCGTCAGGTCAGGTGGTGGAGCCAGTTGTACTGGTCGAGCCCGCCGTCGACGTGCAGGTCGGCGCCGGTGACGTAGGCGCTGGCCTCCCCGTCGGCGAGGAACTCGACGACCTTGGCCACGTCGTCGGGGACTCCCACCCGCCCCAGCGGCACCACCGCGGCGTTCCGGTCGAGCCGCTCGTCGGCCACCTCGGCCTCGGTCATGCGGTCCGACCAGGTGTCGATCGCGCCCGGCGACACGCCGTTCACCCGGATGCCGTGCGGGCCCAGCTCGTTGGCCAGCTCCTTCACCAGCATCAGCAGGCCGGCCTTGGCCACCGAGTAGTCCGGGCACAGCCGGACGCGCCGGGCGTGCAGCGACAGGACGAAGACGACGCTCCCCCGCGTCCCCTGGCGGAGCATGGCGTCGACGACCACCCGGGTCAGCGCCCAGCTGCCGAGCAGCGTCACGTCGAGGCTGCGCCGGACCGCGTCCATCGGCAGGTCCAGGAACGGCCGGCCGTCGGTGGCCGACGCGTTGTTGACCAGCACCGTCGGCGCCCCGAGCCGCGCCTCCACCTCGGCCACCCAGTCGGCCGGGTCGTCGGCCAGGTCGTGGTGCAGCCGCAGGACCCCGGTCGGCAGGTCCGCGGCCAGGAGCTCCGACCCGTCCACGTCGACCGCCGCCACCGCCAGGCCCCGACCCGCCAGTCGCTGCGCGGTCGCCAGCCCGATCCCGTGGGCCGCTCCCGTCACGATCGCCACACCGTCGCCCACGCCGGCATTCTCCACGCGACACCTTGCCGGCGCAACGATCGTCGATGCCCGGGGTGCGAGTTGCCGTCTACCGGTCGGCGACGATCACGAAGGTCGCTGCCGGCTTCTCGTAGCTGTTCAGGAAGAAGCACAGCTGGCGCAGTTCGCTCGACATGCCGCCGTCGACGGGCACCGCGCGGTAGGGCTCACTCTCGGCCTTGGCTGCCTCGTCGTCGTAGCCCTCAGCCTCGAGCTGCACGACGAGGTGGCGGCGCGCTCGCCGGTAGTCGGCCCGTTCCTGTGGCGTGTTCGGGTCGACGTGGGCCAGCTCGTTCGATCCGGGACGGGCTCGCGCCGCCTCGATCGCGTCGATGCCCACGGCCAGGTGCACCTCGGCGTCGGCGTCGGTGAGGCTGACGAGCCGGTGGTGCCCGACGCCGGTGTCGACGCTGCCGACGTCGCCAGCCGTGCGAGCGTCGAACCCCTCGCCCTCGAGCTCGGCGAGCATGCCGAGGCCTTGTCCCGCCAGCGTGAACGGATCCACCCAGGTGACGACGTAGCGGCAGTCGTCACCGCAGCCGGCCGGATCCTCCTTCAGCCCCGCGACTGTCGGACCGACCAGCTCCCGGAGCTGGCTCGACTGCGCACCACTCGGCATGGCGCTGTGCGCGGTATCGATCGAGAACAGCACGCCGGTGACCATCGCGCCACCGGCCAGGAACGCTGCGGTCGGCGCCGGCCAGATCGGGATGGGAACGACGAGCGGTGTGGCGAGTGTCCCCTCCGAGGCCCGCGGCCTGGCCAGGGTCAGCACGCTCCACACCACAGCCAGCACCATCAGGGCACAGACGCCCCACATCCACAGCCCGAGGTACGTCCACATCGGACCGACGATCCGGCTGATCGCCAGCAGCCCCACCGCGAGCGCGGCCGCGACGGTCCCATGGAGTCGGAGAAGCGCCGGATCGCGGCGCCAGAGCGACGCTGCGGCGGTGGCTCCCCAGAGCCCCAGGAAGGCGAACCCCGCGACCGACGACCCGCGGGGATCAAGGCTGCTGGTGTCGACTGTGGGCGTGAAGAGCTCGCGGGCATCGAGACGTTCCGCCCAGAACGACAACGCAGTGCCGAACGTCGGCCGTGACGCGTACGGATGGCGAAAGCTCTCGATGACGATGGCGAGGTTCCCCGGGTGATGTCGGATCTGGTCCACCAGGGGCGGCAGCCACAGCAATGCGACCAACCCGGTCGTCGCGCCGCCCCAGATGAGCGCCGGACGCCAGGTGTTCGAGTCGTGCCGCCGGCGACGGATCGAATCGGCTATCAGGTAGGCACCGGTGAGTGCCGCCAGTCCGACGACGAGAGCGAGATAGGCGATGTGGGCCTGAGCGCAGAGGGCTCCGGCGAACCCGGCGAGCGGGAGCATCCGGAGGTCGTCGCACAGCACCGACCAGATGGCCAGCAGGAAGACGAACCACCAGACGAGCGGGAGGTGCGGGTTCCACGGCTCGGCGATCCGCCAGGCTCCGTAGTTGCGAACCAGCAGGCCGAGAACGACCGCGACGGCGAGCGCGAACGGCCAACCTCCCCGCCGGTGACCGATCCAGATCGCGAGCACGACGGCGACCATGCTCACGAAGACCGACGACACGATGAGCGCGTTGCCGTCCGACCCGAACAGTCGATACATCGGGGCCAGGACGTAGAACATCAACGGACCGGGGTGGCTCCCACTCTCGCCGAAGCCCTCCAGTCGTCCGACCGGACCGACCAGCGGGGGGTGGTCCAAGCCGACATCGCGCACACGCAGCTCGATCAGCGCCATGTCCGAAAGAGGCAGCCACCGGGGATGACCGAGCACCCGGACGGCGATCACCATCGGGACGATCACGACGCACGAGAGTCCGACGACCTCCAGCGTCGGGCGCCCGCCCCAGGTCGACAGCCGCGACCGCCACCCACCGCCGCCGGCAGCCTCCGCGACCGCACCGCTGGTGCCGTCGCCATCCCCAAGATGACCTGAGGCCGCCTCCCGAAGGCCGGCCCCCGGAGCCCCCGCCATCCGGGAACCGTAGCGGGTCCTCCCGACCTCGACCCGGCGCCGCTCATGCCCGGTGTTCGCACCCCGCCCGCCACCTTTGTCGTCGGATTCCTGGCTCTTTCGTTCTTGCCGGCGCAACGATCGTTAATGCGTCGCTAGTGGCGATGGGGGAAGCTCTTCGGCAGTGAGCTACCGCGTGAGGGCGACACATGACGGAACGGCGTGGGTGGTGCGCGTCGAGGGTGCGGACGGCACGGCGTTGGGCAACGCCAAGGCCGCCGCCATCGAGCAGATCGACGAGAGCGCCCGCACGCTGATCGCCGGCGAGGTCGGCATCCGACCCGAGGATGTCGGACTTCGCATCGAGATCCAGCTCGATCCGGTCGTGCAAGCCCGTCTCGACCGGATCGAGCTGATGCGCCGCCACGTCGAGGAGGACGTCCACGCCGTCGCCCTCCACCTGGGCGAGGGCGGCGTCTGCTCGGGCGACATCCACGCCCTGCTCAGCGACACCGTGAACAACCAGGAGATCGCCCAGCACGGGCTGCGGCGCTACCCGCAGGCGATCGCCGTCCGCTTCGACGACCGCGGCCGCTTCACCACCACCACCTGCC includes these proteins:
- a CDS encoding SDR family oxidoreductase, giving the protein MGDGVAIVTGAAHGIGLATAQRLAGRGLAVAAVDVDGSELLAADLPTGVLRLHHDLADDPADWVAEVEARLGAPTVLVNNASATDGRPFLDLPMDAVRRSLDVTLLGSWALTRVVVDAMLRQGTRGSVVFVLSLHARRVRLCPDYSVAKAGLLMLVKELANELGPHGIRVNGVSPGAIDTWSDRMTEAEVADERLDRNAAVVPLGRVGVPDDVAKVVEFLADGEASAYVTGADLHVDGGLDQYNWLHHLT
- a CDS encoding peptidoglycan DD-metalloendopeptidase family protein; translation: KPNVKARAKRRLQRNLRGQLRDQLRGGNDNNKNKDPNLLQGDGIANAAGRLAKQTPRKALRFAKKRIKRLLLTKDGEKALEKTRKSRKLVRRLILVQLLTIVLTVVGSLLFILFAIAGEPDPEMIEQQAVAQAGGMVAIPDALIPQVAEATGIPVEALKAYSSAAARYFVPLVTGNEDQDGPPAPGPTPNPAPGPSPVPPGTPAGPRAGIANWALLAGIGEAECNHGQSRLPGCSPKGTINVAGARGPMQFLGSTWRGSAGTYDLDVAGAAIAEGQEGQGYASDGDGDGVADPWTFEDATHGAARLLLRNGLRDGDSRSAIHAYNRSWTYVDMVLANAQRYMDAVASLGLTGSGQVVGGYALPLDMTWYTQHKDWFTKPHHDYPAADIPVPTGTPVYAAAPGTVASAPTSGKCGTGVTVNGDDGAYYIYCHGSDGGVLISPGERVDAGQLIMHSASTGNSTGPHLHFGIQINGQDRCPQQFFVGIAESRPVSPQSLAASGCSY
- a CDS encoding type IV secretory system conjugative DNA transfer family protein, encoding MDEPLPPPLSVPNRDMWDAENRRRDDLRRRQLERELHEAKRDIDRRAEETNREIERRIRWMGRYGSKKAGSIGEGGTAGSMGSSVTAGTGMETAVGVAAIALAVPLLLMLVTGHVAALLFDGSFPRYALSDVPGVVGRIFENLGDPGRAWDPVNRGGDPPGPIAWWGTMLLFAVPAGLGVRRLYERYGRSDEERREFATWKDIRHLRPERGAEYQVVVGTANRRKIVVHDLHSVLVVGPAHSGKSSGVVVPALLEWDGPAIVASNKGHVLHETIGHRSHKGEVHVFDPSATGRYPRSGWSPLTTCGDWAGAIRTARDLTLASKASIGAEADSGDLTGIVHSDLWSSSMATALAPFLLAAATSGRSIMDAAEWLEREERDEVLDVLRAIDREAVRAHLATFTRADPMRSSFFHVMYQILSVYKDPNVAASAGRHDIIPNELLDGDAHTLYLTTPEYDQARFRPLCSTIVRQILAAAYDRSTQLGRALDPPLLLLLDDATGVAPMNELSRLASAASSRGVQIVSVFQDFAQIEGEYGGSAGLVVKNHRVKLLLSGSQYIDSARDDRQLLRPKLGEHLDEDEGALFYGNSPPVRLKLRPWFKEKELVRRSETSQDVLPPPDPTQSRSAVDQEQALQVQAWLTRNPGLVVDDTEEQPVGPLGRSDPTRTVADLFHGSSGDADNTLPENVTRLPNRHARHRERER